The following are encoded in a window of Chryseobacterium sp. genomic DNA:
- a CDS encoding dicarboxylate/amino acid:cation symporter — protein sequence MNSVLKNYSGLLLLLAGIIAGSLLGIFWPQAVEYLKPLGDIFLNLLFVSVVPLVFFAVANSIASLEQQSRFGRIIFSMAGTFLFTILIAAIFTVGVVYFFPTEALPSTGEALPASDDSWSDRLVRFFSVGEFTELFSRRNMLALLIFAFLTGMAARKSGAAGQPFSLFLASGYEVMKELLLMVMKAAPIGLGAYFAYQVATVGPQLFGFYAKPLGLYYAAGTVYFIVFFSLYAFMAMGPDGIRRFWKNNIYPGLTAISTCSSFATMPANLQAASRIGVPATIANIVIPLGSTLHKDGSSMSSIIKIYVAFLIIGQDFFDPINLLLALGITVFVSIVAGGIPNGGYVGEMLMISVYQLPVEAIPAVMILGTLVDPLATLLNSTGDTVASMLVTRITGEKFIEGEEIPL from the coding sequence ATGAATTCAGTGCTGAAAAACTATTCAGGCCTTCTGCTTTTACTGGCCGGGATAATTGCGGGCAGTCTTTTGGGCATTTTCTGGCCGCAGGCAGTAGAATATCTTAAACCGCTGGGCGATATTTTCCTGAATCTCCTTTTCGTAAGTGTAGTACCGCTGGTATTTTTCGCGGTGGCCAATTCCATTGCGTCACTGGAGCAGCAGTCGCGTTTCGGCCGCATTATTTTCAGCATGGCCGGTACCTTTCTTTTTACCATCCTTATTGCGGCTATTTTTACAGTAGGTGTGGTTTACTTCTTCCCTACCGAAGCGCTGCCTTCAACTGGGGAAGCTTTACCTGCTTCAGACGACAGCTGGAGCGACCGATTGGTCAGGTTTTTCTCAGTGGGCGAATTCACAGAACTCTTTTCCAGGCGAAATATGCTGGCGCTGCTCATCTTTGCCTTTCTTACCGGAATGGCAGCGCGCAAAAGCGGCGCGGCAGGCCAACCTTTCAGCCTTTTTCTGGCTTCAGGGTACGAGGTGATGAAGGAACTGCTGTTAATGGTGATGAAAGCTGCGCCAATAGGTTTGGGTGCTTATTTCGCCTATCAGGTAGCAACTGTTGGTCCTCAGCTTTTTGGGTTCTATGCGAAGCCACTCGGACTTTATTATGCCGCCGGTACTGTTTATTTCATTGTCTTCTTCTCCCTTTATGCATTTATGGCTATGGGTCCGGATGGTATCCGCAGATTCTGGAAAAACAATATCTATCCGGGTCTTACTGCAATTTCCACCTGCAGCAGTTTTGCAACGATGCCGGCTAACCTGCAGGCAGCATCAAGGATAGGAGTACCGGCTACCATAGCGAATATTGTGATTCCACTGGGCAGCACCCTGCACAAAGACGGTTCGTCCATGTCGTCCATCATCAAGATCTATGTGGCGTTCCTGATTATCGGGCAGGATTTTTTTGACCCAATTAACTTACTCTTAGCCTTAGGAATTACTGTCTTTGTTAGCATTGTTGCCGGAGGTATACCCAATGGCGGATATGTAGGCGAAATGCTGATGATTTCAGTATACCAGCTGCCGGTAGAAGCCATTCCCGCGGTTATGATTTTGGGCACACTGGTAGATCCGCTGGCTACGCTTTTGAATTCAACCGGCGATACAGTGGCCTCCATGCTGGTAACCCGAATTACAGGCGAGAAATTCATTGAAGGTGAGGAAATACCTCTTTAA
- a CDS encoding T9SS type A sorting domain-containing protein — MNKILFFGIIAIPFLGFSQVTLNQKDDFESYTTANWTKVAGSTLSNQNVTTGGPLGIDDNFLRVQANGGTGADSQLLTFNNAQWMGDYITAGITYISMDVRNSGSNIITLRLSFRTDWTDNAQYSSTTPIAVVPGQGWKTIIFPIDQNSLTRIGNFSGPPYYNQVLGDASEVRILHNDAPSWTGDPIVGVLDIDNIQARNTNLDVVDLEKLKNDILLHPNPSSDFLMIQGISKEEDYKIVDLTGKIVKKGIIKSSEKIDIKDLGEGVYFLSLNSGRNIKFIKKL, encoded by the coding sequence ATGAATAAAATTTTATTTTTTGGGATTATTGCAATACCTTTTCTGGGATTTTCTCAAGTGACTTTGAATCAAAAAGATGATTTTGAAAGTTACACGACCGCCAATTGGACTAAAGTTGCGGGGAGTACTTTATCTAATCAAAATGTAACTACCGGTGGTCCTTTGGGAATCGATGATAACTTTTTAAGAGTTCAAGCCAATGGTGGAACTGGAGCAGATTCACAGCTATTAACTTTTAATAATGCTCAATGGATGGGCGATTACATTACAGCTGGAATTACCTACATATCTATGGACGTCAGAAATTCTGGTTCAAATATTATTACTTTGCGATTATCCTTTCGAACAGATTGGACAGACAATGCTCAGTATAGCTCTACAACTCCAATAGCAGTAGTTCCAGGTCAAGGATGGAAAACCATTATCTTTCCTATTGATCAAAATTCTTTAACTAGAATAGGCAATTTTAGTGGTCCTCCTTATTACAACCAAGTTCTTGGAGATGCAAGTGAAGTACGTATTTTACATAATGATGCACCTAGTTGGACAGGAGACCCAATTGTCGGAGTATTAGATATAGATAATATTCAAGCTAGAAATACAAACTTAGATGTTGTTGACTTGGAAAAACTAAAAAATGATATCCTTCTTCATCCAAACCCTTCTTCCGATTTTTTAATGATTCAAGGTATTTCAAAAGAAGAAGATTATAAAATTGTCGATTTAACTGGTAAAATTGTAAAAAAAGGTATAATTAAAAGTTCGGAAAAAATTGATATTAAAGATTTGGGAGAGGGAGTATATTTTTTAAGTTTAAACTCAGGCAGAAATATAAAGTTCATAAAAAAACTGTAG
- a CDS encoding M1 family metallopeptidase, with the protein MKKLIVAVSLLGILFTGQLRAQTETSGRNEIYRATHTKSTELKHTKLRVNFDYAKEQMNGEAWITASPYFYNSDSLVLDAKAMLIHEVALEKSGARSPLKYTYSNDILKINLDKSYNRTQDYTMYIKYTARPNEVTQTGSAAITDAKGLYFVNAQGTDPDKPVQIWTQGETEASSAWFPTVDKPNQKTTQEIYMTVPDKYVTLSNGLMKSSVKDGKGMRTDHWVQDKKHAPYLFFMGVGDYAIVKDKWRNIAVDYYVEKEYEPYAKQIFGNTPEMLEFFSTKLKYDYPWSKYAQITARDYVSGAMENTTAVLHQEAAQQKPGDLIDENRWEDVIAHEAFHHWFGNIVTTESWSNLTVNESFANYSEYLWNEHKYGKDYADYTLMKAAQGYYADPANITKDLVRFNYHSKEDMFDGVSYNKGGSILHMLRNYLGDDAFYAGLNDYLKTNEYGTGEASQVRLSLEKVSGKDLNWFFNQWFYGSGHPKLSYTTTYEPVKKQVTVTLSQNQAGDAFEFPLAVDVYENGKPTRRNVWVNAKSRNIFSFPVAKNPDFINLNADGVLLAEITENKTPEQYFMQYSGSKEFLSRYKAVDNAAENSAQAASLKTITAALKDPNFRIRMRALAGLDLSKADHCKAALGEVEKLASNDPKTLVQAAAISALAKTKNKKYLPVFEKGISAVSNSVKASSLAAIAGIDPSRVGALADKIDLESAGEDLMTELLPLIVKNKIEKQMHAIASTVAFYPFIKFQNPQLGTSAEEGFNWIMTSDNLKATENLTKILMQAKGQIGQNPQAKMMISQMLKDGLQKKMGVLKANPASPTINQQVDLINKAIEAYK; encoded by the coding sequence ATGAAGAAATTAATTGTAGCGGTTTCGCTGCTCGGAATCCTGTTTACGGGACAGCTGCGCGCGCAGACCGAAACTTCAGGCAGAAATGAAATCTACCGTGCCACACATACCAAATCTACAGAACTTAAGCATACCAAACTGCGCGTAAACTTTGACTATGCAAAGGAGCAAATGAACGGCGAGGCCTGGATTACGGCATCTCCTTATTTTTACAACTCCGACTCCCTGGTCCTGGACGCGAAAGCCATGCTCATTCACGAAGTTGCGCTGGAAAAAAGCGGTGCCAGATCTCCGCTTAAATATACCTACAGCAATGATATACTGAAGATCAATCTGGATAAAAGCTACAACAGGACCCAGGATTATACGATGTACATAAAGTACACGGCCAGACCCAATGAGGTTACACAGACCGGCAGTGCCGCGATTACTGATGCAAAAGGGCTTTATTTTGTAAATGCACAGGGTACTGACCCAGATAAACCGGTGCAGATCTGGACCCAGGGTGAAACCGAAGCCAGCTCCGCCTGGTTCCCAACCGTGGATAAACCTAACCAGAAAACCACGCAGGAAATTTACATGACAGTTCCTGATAAGTATGTGACCCTTTCCAACGGCCTGATGAAATCTTCAGTCAAGGACGGCAAAGGAATGCGTACCGACCATTGGGTGCAGGACAAAAAGCATGCGCCTTACCTTTTCTTTATGGGGGTAGGCGATTATGCCATTGTGAAAGACAAATGGAGAAATATTGCCGTAGATTATTATGTGGAGAAGGAATACGAGCCTTATGCAAAACAGATTTTCGGGAATACGCCGGAAATGCTGGAATTTTTCTCCACTAAACTTAAATATGACTATCCCTGGTCAAAGTATGCACAGATCACTGCCCGCGATTATGTATCGGGTGCCATGGAAAACACCACAGCTGTGCTGCACCAGGAAGCTGCCCAGCAGAAGCCCGGCGACCTTATTGATGAAAACCGCTGGGAAGATGTGATTGCCCATGAAGCGTTCCATCATTGGTTCGGAAATATCGTGACCACAGAAAGCTGGAGCAACCTGACCGTGAATGAATCTTTCGCCAATTATTCGGAATACCTCTGGAATGAGCATAAGTACGGGAAGGATTACGCCGATTATACGCTGATGAAGGCTGCTCAGGGTTATTATGCGGATCCTGCCAACATTACCAAAGACCTTGTCCGATTTAACTATCACTCCAAAGAGGATATGTTCGACGGTGTTTCTTACAATAAAGGCGGTTCCATCCTGCATATGCTCAGGAATTATCTGGGTGATGACGCTTTTTACGCTGGACTAAATGATTACCTGAAAACCAATGAATATGGCACCGGCGAAGCCTCACAGGTAAGACTTTCGCTGGAGAAAGTTTCGGGTAAGGACCTGAACTGGTTCTTCAATCAGTGGTTTTATGGCAGCGGACATCCAAAACTGTCTTATACAACCACGTATGAGCCTGTTAAAAAGCAGGTAACGGTCACTTTAAGCCAAAACCAGGCAGGCGACGCTTTCGAATTTCCACTGGCGGTTGATGTTTACGAAAACGGAAAGCCCACGCGCCGCAATGTATGGGTGAATGCCAAATCACGTAATATCTTCAGCTTTCCTGTAGCGAAAAACCCGGATTTCATCAATCTGAATGCGGACGGTGTGCTGCTGGCGGAAATTACTGAGAACAAAACTCCGGAGCAGTATTTCATGCAGTATTCCGGCTCCAAAGAGTTTTTAAGCCGTTATAAAGCCGTAGATAATGCTGCAGAGAATTCCGCACAGGCGGCATCTTTAAAAACCATAACTGCGGCACTTAAAGATCCCAACTTCCGAATCCGGATGCGCGCTCTGGCCGGTCTGGACCTTTCTAAAGCTGATCACTGTAAAGCTGCATTGGGCGAAGTTGAAAAGCTGGCCTCAAACGATCCGAAGACGCTGGTACAGGCTGCGGCCATTTCAGCATTGGCAAAGACAAAGAACAAGAAGTACCTGCCGGTATTCGAGAAAGGCATAAGCGCTGTTTCCAATTCGGTTAAAGCCAGTTCACTGGCCGCAATCGCCGGAATCGATCCTTCGCGTGTAGGTGCCCTGGCCGACAAAATTGACCTGGAGAGCGCAGGGGAAGATCTGATGACCGAGCTTCTGCCACTGATCGTAAAGAATAAGATAGAAAAGCAGATGCACGCCATCGCTTCTACAGTGGCCTTTTATCCTTTTATTAAATTCCAGAATCCACAGTTGGGCACCAGCGCGGAGGAAGGATTCAACTGGATCATGACCTCCGACAATCTGAAAGCTACCGAAAACCTGACCAAGATTCTGATGCAGGCCAAGGGGCAGATCGGCCAGAACCCGCAGGCTAAAATGATGATCAGCCAGATGCTGAAGGACGGGCTGCAGAAAAAGATGGGTGTGCTGAAAGCCAATCCGGCAAGCCCAACCATCAATCAGCAGGTAGATCTTATCAATAAAGCCATTGAGGCCTATAAGTAA
- a CDS encoding thymidylate synthase yields MRNYQDLLQHIIDHGTDKTDRTGTGTRSVFGYQLRYDLSEGFPLVTTKKVHLKSIIYELLWFLKGDTNIKYLTDNGVTIWNEWADENGDLGPVYGAQWRSWTGADGKVVDQISEVIDQIKKNPDSRRLIVSAWNVSEIPNMALAPCHALFQFYVADGKLSLQLYQRSADVFLGVPFNIASYALLQMMVAQVCGLEVGEYVHTFGDVHIYNNHFEQVNKQLSRTPRALPIMKLNPEVMDIFSFDFEDFTLENYDPYPGIKAPVAI; encoded by the coding sequence ATGCGTAACTACCAGGATCTTCTTCAGCATATCATCGACCACGGAACCGACAAAACCGACCGTACCGGTACGGGTACAAGGAGTGTTTTCGGTTATCAGCTCCGTTATGACCTTAGCGAAGGCTTCCCGTTGGTGACAACTAAGAAAGTTCACTTAAAATCAATTATCTACGAATTGCTTTGGTTCCTGAAAGGTGATACCAATATCAAATACCTCACGGACAACGGCGTTACCATCTGGAACGAGTGGGCGGATGAAAATGGCGATCTGGGTCCCGTTTACGGCGCACAGTGGCGCAGCTGGACAGGTGCCGACGGTAAAGTGGTGGACCAGATCAGCGAGGTGATTGACCAGATAAAGAAAAATCCGGACTCACGAAGGCTGATCGTTTCCGCCTGGAATGTTTCCGAAATCCCTAATATGGCGCTGGCGCCCTGTCACGCCCTTTTCCAGTTTTATGTGGCCGACGGTAAGCTATCGCTGCAGCTTTATCAGCGCAGTGCCGATGTGTTTCTGGGGGTTCCTTTCAATATCGCAAGTTACGCCCTGCTGCAGATGATGGTGGCTCAGGTCTGCGGCCTGGAAGTAGGGGAATATGTACACACGTTTGGTGATGTTCACATCTACAACAACCATTTTGAACAGGTAAATAAACAGCTTTCGCGCACGCCCCGTGCTTTGCCTATCATGAAGCTTAATCCGGAGGTTATGGATATCTTCAGTTTTGATTTTGAGGATTTTACTCTGGAGAATTACGATCCTTATCCGGGTATTAAGGCGCCGGTGGCCATTTAA
- a CDS encoding cation:proton antiporter encodes MTDLFVLEPYNYFLLAAGVITLLAALIPNVFRKTHLTPPIVYLVVGALIAFTGREYTDFDVMQHSDIIRRLSEFVVIVALTNAGLKIREPFSWKSWKYAFRLLVITMPLTIIGAAYAGWWFMGLAPAAAVLFGALISPTDPVLAADLQTSRPSKKDLSPIRLGLTSEAGLNDGLAFPFTYFAIFMAAQGLDYTQWISEWFYIEVLYKIVAGTLIGGITGWLLYILIFTMTSDNHHSHISRGILSLAVTLIPYGITELMGGYGFIAVFVAACVFSYREEKVKHMDNLHDFTEEIERIFVALLFVVIGIYVYATFENLLVWKTIVTALAVLLFIRPLAGWIALRGTDLSAFQKFVLSFYGIRGVGSIFYLMYAFGQADFPNSTELIQVTTVVIVLSVLIHGLSAAAIQKRLS; translated from the coding sequence ATGACTGACCTGTTTGTTCTGGAACCCTATAATTATTTCCTGCTGGCCGCAGGAGTCATAACGTTGCTTGCGGCATTAATTCCGAACGTTTTCCGAAAGACACACCTTACACCCCCTATTGTTTATCTGGTGGTCGGAGCTCTGATTGCTTTTACCGGAAGGGAGTACACCGATTTTGACGTCATGCAGCATTCGGACATTATCCGGAGGTTATCGGAATTTGTGGTAATTGTCGCATTAACCAATGCAGGATTAAAGATAAGAGAACCATTTTCCTGGAAGAGTTGGAAATATGCCTTTCGGTTGCTTGTCATTACCATGCCACTTACCATCATTGGCGCAGCATATGCGGGTTGGTGGTTCATGGGTCTTGCGCCCGCTGCCGCTGTTCTCTTTGGTGCATTGATCTCTCCCACTGATCCGGTACTGGCCGCTGATTTACAGACCAGCCGTCCCAGCAAAAAAGATCTTTCACCTATCCGTTTGGGGCTTACTTCGGAGGCAGGGCTGAACGATGGCCTGGCCTTCCCCTTCACCTATTTCGCTATTTTTATGGCAGCACAGGGACTGGACTACACCCAGTGGATTTCCGAGTGGTTCTATATAGAAGTTCTGTACAAAATTGTAGCCGGAACACTTATTGGCGGCATTACGGGGTGGCTTTTGTATATACTGATTTTCACAATGACTTCTGATAATCATCATTCGCACATCAGCCGGGGAATACTGTCGCTGGCCGTTACGCTTATCCCCTATGGGATTACGGAGCTTATGGGCGGCTACGGATTTATTGCCGTTTTCGTAGCTGCATGCGTTTTCAGTTATCGTGAGGAGAAGGTAAAGCACATGGATAACCTGCACGACTTTACCGAGGAAATTGAACGCATCTTCGTAGCCCTGCTTTTTGTTGTCATTGGAATTTACGTCTATGCCACCTTTGAGAACCTGTTGGTTTGGAAAACGATTGTGACTGCTTTGGCAGTACTGCTGTTCATAAGGCCACTTGCGGGATGGATTGCCCTGCGAGGAACCGACCTGTCTGCTTTTCAGAAATTTGTCCTTTCCTTCTACGGAATCCGTGGCGTCGGGTCAATTTTCTACCTCATGTATGCGTTTGGCCAAGCAGATTTCCCGAATTCTACGGAGCTTATTCAGGTTACTACGGTAGTAATTGTTTTATCAGTGCTTATTCACGGTCTCTCGGCTGCAGCCATCCAGAAAAGGCTCAGTTAA
- a CDS encoding bifunctional GNAT family N-acetyltransferase/carbon-nitrogen hydrolase family protein, which translates to MQIDIRPLAIEDYDELRETMKKAYPTMSESIWSKKSIQKLLRIFPDGQICITVDGKIAAVSLALIVQYKMFGDDHTYKEITGNYTFSTHSDTGDVLYGIEVFVDPEYRKLRLARRLYDARKELCETRNLKSIMVGGRIPNYHLHSAELSPREYIQQVRKKEIYDPVLSFQLSNNFLPVRILKNYLPEDLHSKENAVLLQWNNIYYSNKPNTMQDSVIRLGLVQWQMRHFKTVDAFYEQVEFFVNVMADYKSDFIMFPEFFNTPLLAPFNHLSERESMFKLAELTEEIKNKISELAIGYNINIIAGSMPIVENDDLYNISYLLHRDGRIDEHRKIHITPNEKKFYGMKGGNEIKVIDTDCGKVGLVICYDVEFPELPRILADQGMKILFVPYLTDTQNAYTRVRHCAAARAIENECYVAIAGCVGNLPGVNNMDIQFGQAAVFTPSDFAFPSNAIKGEATPNTETTLIVDVDLNLLKELHHYGAVRTMSDRRTDLYDTVNLKGEVD; encoded by the coding sequence ATGCAGATAGACATCAGACCCCTGGCAATTGAAGACTATGACGAGCTTCGCGAAACAATGAAGAAGGCTTATCCTACCATGTCCGAGAGCATCTGGTCCAAAAAGAGCATACAAAAGTTGCTGCGAATCTTCCCGGACGGACAGATCTGTATCACCGTAGACGGTAAAATTGCGGCAGTATCGCTGGCACTTATCGTTCAGTATAAAATGTTCGGCGACGATCATACTTATAAAGAAATTACCGGCAACTATACATTCAGCACTCACTCGGACACGGGTGATGTGCTTTACGGAATTGAAGTTTTTGTGGATCCTGAGTACCGGAAATTAAGGCTTGCACGCCGGCTGTACGATGCACGGAAGGAACTTTGCGAAACCCGCAACCTGAAATCTATTATGGTGGGCGGACGGATCCCGAACTACCACCTGCACAGTGCCGAACTTTCGCCTCGTGAGTACATTCAGCAGGTGCGGAAAAAAGAAATTTACGATCCGGTCCTGAGTTTTCAGCTGTCCAATAACTTCCTGCCGGTACGCATTCTGAAAAATTACCTGCCGGAAGATTTGCATTCCAAGGAAAACGCGGTACTTCTGCAATGGAATAATATATACTACAGCAACAAGCCCAATACAATGCAGGATTCCGTTATCCGTCTGGGACTTGTGCAGTGGCAGATGAGACATTTCAAAACAGTTGATGCCTTTTATGAGCAGGTTGAATTCTTTGTGAATGTAATGGCCGATTATAAATCGGACTTCATTATGTTTCCTGAGTTTTTCAACACGCCGCTGCTGGCTCCTTTCAATCATCTTTCGGAAAGGGAAAGTATGTTTAAACTGGCGGAACTGACAGAAGAAATAAAGAATAAGATCTCCGAACTGGCCATTGGCTATAATATCAACATTATCGCCGGCTCCATGCCGATTGTGGAAAATGATGACCTGTACAATATAAGCTATCTGCTGCACCGAGACGGTCGGATAGACGAGCACCGAAAAATCCACATTACCCCTAATGAGAAGAAATTTTATGGGATGAAAGGCGGTAACGAGATTAAAGTAATTGACACCGACTGCGGAAAAGTTGGTTTGGTGATCTGCTACGACGTAGAGTTTCCGGAACTGCCAAGAATCCTGGCCGACCAGGGCATGAAAATCCTTTTCGTTCCCTACCTCACCGACACGCAAAACGCCTATACACGGGTGCGGCACTGCGCTGCGGCACGGGCGATTGAAAATGAGTGTTATGTGGCAATAGCCGGTTGTGTGGGCAACCTTCCGGGGGTTAACAATATGGACATCCAGTTTGGTCAGGCAGCCGTCTTTACGCCTTCCGACTTTGCTTTTCCGTCTAATGCCATTAAAGGAGAAGCTACCCCAAACACGGAAACGACCCTGATTGTAGATGTAGACCTCAATTTACTTAAGGAACTTCACCACTACGGCGCCGTACGTACCATGAGCGACCGAAGGACAGATCTTTACGATACGGTGAATTTAAAGGGTGAGGTGGACTGA
- a CDS encoding SMODS domain-containing nucleotidyltransferase: MASSLNNYLRQLSSDYYLKNDSTELAKINSSVANLFQKLDKDLGLLIKRKFIFGSFERDTILPRKFDSDSDIDIMVVFNHTEYERTPNTYRAWLKNFADKHYKDRYGSEVYKSFPTVTIKLNNIKYDLVPAKEETLFFSPQLYIPNDYGWISTNPNDVKDNLLNINKKYNYIVKPIIRLLKAWNSKAGNPLDSYNLELQIAKMNFSGDNIESGFYWAAKRLTISSLAAQWKKDKISQLSKSIYSIEEYLAKDQLFSAKLELHKLLPYT; the protein is encoded by the coding sequence ATGGCAAGTTCTCTTAATAATTATTTAAGACAATTATCTTCTGATTATTATCTTAAAAATGACTCTACAGAATTAGCAAAAATTAATAGTTCTGTTGCTAATTTGTTTCAAAAATTAGATAAAGATTTAGGTCTCTTAATAAAACGAAAATTCATATTTGGTTCATTCGAAAGAGATACTATCTTACCAAGAAAATTTGATTCTGATTCTGATATTGATATTATGGTTGTATTTAATCATACAGAATATGAAAGAACACCTAATACATATAGAGCTTGGTTGAAAAATTTTGCTGATAAACATTATAAAGATAGATATGGTTCAGAAGTTTACAAATCATTTCCAACAGTTACAATTAAACTTAATAATATAAAATATGATTTAGTTCCAGCTAAGGAAGAAACATTATTTTTTAGTCCTCAACTTTATATCCCGAACGATTATGGTTGGATTAGTACTAATCCAAATGATGTAAAAGATAACCTTCTAAACATTAATAAAAAATATAATTATATTGTTAAGCCAATAATTAGATTACTCAAAGCTTGGAATAGTAAGGCTGGAAATCCATTAGATTCTTATAATCTTGAATTGCAAATTGCTAAAATGAATTTTTCAGGAGATAATATTGAAAGTGGCTTCTATTGGGCAGCAAAAAGATTGACAATATCAAGCTTAGCAGCTCAGTGGAAAAAAGATAAAATTTCACAATTATCTAAATCAATATATTCAATCGAAGAATACTTAGCTAAAGATCAACTGTTTAGTGCAAAACTAGAACTTCATAAACTTCTACCTTACACCTAA
- a CDS encoding serine hydrolase domain-containing protein has translation MNKIATLSAVFAFSAVFAQSFNTQKMNSFMQALDQNRKFMGTVAVAENGKTVYSNAFGDADVENKIKNTPETRFRIGSITKTFTSVLVMKAVEENKLKLDEKLSKYFPQIKNADKITLEHLLNHRSGIHNVTALPDYLTWNSKAITPKDMVAKITAAGSDFEPGKSMSYSNSNYILLNYILETAYRKTYAKLLEEKITKPLGLNNTYFGKAIDPANKEAYSYVFAENFVKDAETDMSVPTGAGAVVSTTGDLLKFANALFGGKVVSAASLEKMMKMTDGYGYGLFSVPFNGLTGYGHTGGIDGFTSALYHFPGNKTTYVMLSNGSAFDSNRIAIAALSAATGKDFDIPTFKSVAVKTDDLNKLTGTYSSTQIPLKIDVRSRDGKLFAQATGQSEFALDAESATVFKFESAGIELHFNTSKNEMTLLQSGMKIPFTKDKK, from the coding sequence ATGAATAAAATTGCTACACTTTCGGCCGTGTTTGCTTTTTCGGCGGTATTTGCACAGAGTTTCAATACCCAAAAAATGAACAGTTTTATGCAGGCTCTGGACCAGAACCGCAAATTTATGGGAACTGTTGCTGTAGCAGAGAACGGAAAGACGGTTTACAGTAACGCATTCGGGGATGCTGATGTGGAGAATAAGATAAAAAATACACCTGAAACCAGATTCAGGATCGGTTCCATCACTAAAACCTTTACCTCCGTGTTGGTCATGAAGGCAGTGGAGGAGAATAAACTGAAACTTGACGAAAAGCTTTCCAAATACTTTCCTCAAATAAAAAATGCCGATAAAATCACGCTGGAACATCTGCTGAACCACCGGAGCGGAATTCACAACGTGACCGCACTGCCCGATTATCTGACCTGGAACAGTAAAGCAATTACACCAAAAGATATGGTGGCCAAAATTACAGCAGCCGGCAGTGACTTCGAACCCGGTAAGTCAATGAGTTACAGTAATTCCAATTACATCCTGCTCAATTATATCCTGGAAACAGCATACCGGAAAACCTATGCTAAACTGCTTGAGGAGAAAATAACAAAACCACTGGGTCTTAACAATACCTATTTTGGTAAAGCGATTGATCCCGCCAACAAAGAAGCCTATTCCTATGTCTTTGCTGAAAATTTTGTTAAAGATGCCGAAACGGACATGTCGGTGCCCACAGGTGCCGGTGCCGTAGTGTCCACAACCGGTGACCTGTTGAAGTTTGCCAACGCGCTCTTCGGCGGTAAAGTTGTTTCAGCAGCAAGTCTTGAGAAAATGATGAAGATGACGGATGGTTATGGCTACGGGCTTTTCTCTGTGCCGTTCAACGGTCTTACCGGCTACGGCCATACAGGCGGCATTGACGGGTTCACCTCGGCTCTGTATCATTTTCCTGGAAACAAGACCACTTATGTCATGCTTTCGAATGGCAGTGCCTTCGACAGTAACAGGATTGCCATCGCCGCCTTAAGTGCCGCCACCGGAAAGGATTTTGACATCCCAACATTTAAATCAGTTGCTGTAAAAACAGATGACCTGAATAAACTTACAGGTACATATTCGTCTACGCAGATTCCGCTGAAAATTGACGTTCGTTCCAGAGACGGCAAACTGTTTGCGCAGGCTACCGGTCAAAGCGAATTTGCGCTGGATGCTGAAAGCGCGACCGTTTTCAAATTTGAATCTGCCGGTATCGAGCTGCATTTCAATACCTCCAAAAATGAAATGACCCTGCTGCAGTCCGGAATGAAAATCCCTTTTACAAAAGACAAGAAATGA
- a CDS encoding SLATT domain-containing protein, with the protein MTNTIEILKKIKVDAVYGKKKHFNAADRKHNYNLCLGIPNLILNIISGSILFYVLTDGIDSWIKYIPLILTLIIAILGGIQTFNNYEKKIEGHKRVGNKYLAIMKKCIRLDSYIKDNAISNDKLIEEIEILSKQIDETNVEAEAFPTNQNDYLKAKKGIENGEESYTIEELSI; encoded by the coding sequence ATGACAAATACAATTGAAATTTTAAAAAAGATAAAAGTTGATGCAGTATATGGCAAAAAAAAGCATTTTAACGCTGCTGACAGAAAACATAATTATAATCTTTGCTTAGGTATTCCAAACTTAATTCTAAACATTATATCAGGTTCTATTCTTTTTTATGTACTAACTGACGGTATCGATTCTTGGATAAAATATATCCCATTGATCTTGACATTAATAATTGCAATATTAGGAGGAATCCAAACATTTAATAATTACGAAAAAAAAATTGAAGGACATAAAAGAGTTGGTAACAAATATTTAGCAATAATGAAAAAATGCATTAGACTAGATAGTTATATTAAAGACAATGCAATTTCGAATGATAAACTTATAGAAGAAATTGAAATACTTTCTAAACAAATAGACGAAACAAATGTTGAAGCTGAAGCTTTTCCTACTAATCAAAATGATTATTTAAAGGCAAAAAAAGGAATAGAAAATGGAGAAGAAAGTTATACTATAGAAGAATTAAGTATTTAA